The proteins below are encoded in one region of Knoellia sp. S7-12:
- a CDS encoding type IV toxin-antitoxin system AbiEi family antitoxin domain-containing protein, protein MTLDDLTRIASAQHGMFTTKQAHTLGIGRKALREWVRAGVLLHPSRGLYAVRSLVDTDPVPWQSHMAEGARLLYPDAALTGLTAVLAYELPVWGCQLNRPEILRPIQRQAGAKPYRVRPLRTERVDGPWGHCVPLAEALVQLCIDHGIVQGVVSADAALHRKLVTLDALKAAVDAVAAWSGSHRPRAMLTHVDGKCESVAESRARVEFGSHGIHVVSQVEVRRADGSLMGRADFGVEGTNVLIEIDGKVKYADGDPQVLWKEKRREDDMRAEGKIFVRVTWADLETPGKASAKVRRAMLAESA, encoded by the coding sequence CACTCGACGACCTCACGCGGATCGCCAGCGCGCAGCACGGCATGTTCACGACGAAGCAGGCACACACTCTTGGGATCGGTCGCAAAGCGTTGCGCGAGTGGGTCCGAGCGGGGGTGCTGCTCCACCCTTCACGCGGCTTGTATGCCGTGCGCTCACTTGTCGACACCGATCCCGTTCCGTGGCAAAGCCACATGGCCGAGGGTGCGCGGCTGCTCTACCCTGACGCGGCACTCACTGGCTTGACGGCGGTGCTGGCCTACGAATTGCCTGTCTGGGGGTGCCAACTCAACCGCCCGGAAATACTGCGACCCATCCAACGGCAGGCAGGCGCGAAGCCGTACCGAGTCCGGCCTTTGCGAACCGAGCGGGTGGACGGCCCGTGGGGTCACTGCGTGCCGCTGGCCGAGGCGCTGGTTCAGCTGTGCATTGACCACGGCATCGTCCAGGGAGTCGTGTCGGCTGACGCGGCTCTCCACCGGAAGTTGGTCACGCTCGACGCGCTCAAGGCGGCGGTCGACGCGGTTGCCGCTTGGTCGGGGTCGCACCGTCCGCGCGCGATGCTGACCCACGTCGATGGAAAGTGCGAGTCCGTGGCAGAGAGCCGAGCTCGCGTCGAATTCGGCTCACACGGCATACACGTTGTTTCACAGGTAGAGGTGCGGCGAGCCGACGGGTCGCTCATGGGTCGTGCCGACTTCGGTGTCGAGGGGACGAACGTGCTCATCGAGATCGACGGCAAGGTGAAGTATGCCGACGGGGATCCACAGGTTCTATGGAAGGAGAAGCGCCGGGAAGACGACATGCGCGCCGAGGGCAAGATCTTTGTGCGAGTCACGTGGGCCGACCTCGAGACGCCGGGCAAGGCGTCGGCGAAGGTCCGCCGAGCGATGTTGGCCGAGAGCGCTTAG